Proteins encoded in a region of the Bacteroidota bacterium genome:
- a CDS encoding PKD domain-containing protein, with amino-acid sequence MNLKATTTKILLILFTFTSVILMSQTLTSVTGKRIYEHHSSSINGNNYYGTYANGFQSGYDFLNNAYKNTATSADHANMDLVETNGIFGNGYNYKNVGFTSGVSVIWNGAIYGNGATKYSLTPTTFDFTNTTQVSELAAAYNATAASTTVDVPQKGRTYIAKLALANAVRYVAIKITNTLGLTDQQAQDMVNNKNIYADVYFDFDYKYGTIPGPVTAFSASNASICAGQQVSFTDQTTNTPLIWSWSFPGGLPASSSLQNPVVTYSTPGTYNVVLTTSNGGGTTTITKNNFIVTNPMPVQPVITSSGNILTSTVANTYQWYLNGNIIAGATLQTHTVTINGNYTVVVTDTGGCTNTSAIYAFTTTGINKSEFNNISLSIFPNPNDGHFTLNFDVINKDNYTIIIRNVLGQIVFKDILTNFSGIYSTQIDISSFGKGIYTISASDSEHENVKKLSVLDMN; translated from the coding sequence ATGAACCTTAAAGCTACAACCACCAAAATCCTGCTTATACTTTTTACCTTCACTTCAGTGATACTGATGTCGCAAACACTAACATCAGTAACCGGGAAAAGAATTTACGAACATCACAGTTCGAGTATTAACGGCAATAATTATTATGGCACGTATGCCAATGGATTTCAATCGGGTTATGACTTTCTGAATAACGCATATAAAAACACTGCCACATCAGCCGACCACGCCAATATGGACCTGGTGGAGACCAACGGCATCTTCGGTAATGGGTATAATTATAAAAATGTTGGTTTCACATCCGGTGTCAGTGTAATATGGAATGGTGCCATTTACGGAAATGGAGCCACAAAATATTCTTTAACCCCAACAACTTTCGATTTTACCAACACTACCCAGGTAAGCGAACTCGCAGCCGCATATAATGCAACAGCCGCCTCAACCACCGTTGATGTTCCTCAAAAAGGCAGGACGTATATTGCTAAACTCGCTCTTGCAAATGCTGTGAGATATGTCGCGATCAAAATAACAAATACACTCGGACTCACAGATCAACAGGCCCAGGATATGGTAAACAATAAAAATATTTATGCCGATGTCTATTTTGATTTCGACTATAAATACGGCACGATTCCCGGACCAGTGACAGCCTTCTCAGCCAGCAACGCAAGTATTTGTGCCGGGCAACAGGTTAGCTTTACGGACCAGACAACAAACACGCCATTAATATGGAGTTGGAGCTTTCCCGGAGGATTACCGGCCAGCTCAAGCCTTCAAAACCCTGTTGTTACCTACTCCACTCCTGGAACGTATAATGTGGTGTTAACCACTTCCAATGGAGGCGGCACAACCACCATTACAAAGAATAATTTTATTGTTACGAATCCAATGCCTGTGCAACCTGTAATTACTTCATCCGGAAATATTCTTACTTCAACTGTCGCAAATACTTACCAGTGGTATTTGAACGGAAACATTATTGCAGGGGCAACATTGCAAACACATACTGTTACAATAAACGGTAATTACACTGTGGTCGTTACCGATACCGGAGGTTGCACCAATACTTCGGCGATCTATGCATTTACTACCACAGGAATTAACAAAAGTGAATTTAATAATATATCTCTGTCAATTTTCCCAAATCCGAACGATGGTCACTTTACGCTGAATTTTGATGTAATTAACAAGGACAATTATACGATCATAATAAGGAATGTATTGGGACAAATAGTTTTCAAAGACATCCTGACCAATTTCAGTGGAATTTATTCAACACAAATAGACATTAGCAGTTTCGGGAAAGGTATTTATACTATAAGTGCATCAGATTCAGAACATGAAAATGTAAAAAAACTATCCGTATTAGATATGAATTAA
- a CDS encoding SBBP repeat-containing protein — translation MIIIKMFRFFIAALLISGNMYSQSPFLGGTADQGKQAKEDGLKKVTDPKLKAQAQQWISAQQQPGFLENKGQMMDSEGKPTPFILFKTEAPGVNMYVTEKGLSYMFIKPDTLPEKNSGREEEENNFDNFIEHELLKKMREQIRYECLRIDMNLTGASIKKENVITEGASVWTGNYYTEQEAAEGILGVHTYKKITIKEIYPGIDWVLYNSDSKGFKYDFVVHPGANPKQIKLLYRSEKDLDIDTEGNINIRTHLGTLTENTPMCYMDKSRENIPAKFIRTFASGEPKEQESEISFSLDDYDNSKTLVIDPQLWWGTYFYDMSGGNGSSVNPVTVDCDANGYVYVSGQTVGSLPLMPWGSAYYSAAMKQLFIARFTNKGVLTWSTYYGAASNTTSPNFLTIDKANNIYITGATHAAIPTQAWGSAYYNPTYNPAGSFGIGADAIILRFSNTGTLIWATHFGGSNWDNGTSINIAPNGNIYIAGWTTSTDFPTKAWGAAYFDNTYNGADDAYIAGFDNTGQLLWSTYLGGSSDDWVTSLTTDPSGNIYVTGPTGSGNFPTQSLGGAYNDNSYNGGKYDAYVAKFTATGQLQWSTFLGGSGAEAGRDTPGISLIGLDLNNNIYVTSSTTSVNFPTQTWGTAYYDATLSGLFDMFITRFNSSCALTWSTYYGGSGIPTAPNAGVDEDELNMVCDEIEFDNCGNLYLAFRTESADITIYNPGCGSYCDNTWGGGYGWKHSEELPGDVIVTKFSSRTGKLLWATFIGSTGNDFRGALAVDPYNNLFVVGVFWEYASGTNTGLPFVDPGGGAFFNNRSFGAASFNGGYTQGYILKFIPDPPPSFTQSQVNAGSCLCNGTATVGISATCSVAPYNYIWSNGTQVLNTNSTSNTGGGLCPGSYWVEVTDDVCNRDTAYFTITAPVGNLSATGTQTNVSCNGGSNGTATVFPTGGTSPYNYIWNNGKTGAGITGLTSGNYIVTIKDASGCTYQQSFIITQSTSLIANFSGFTQTSACKNTGTATISASGGTVPYAYNWGAAAGGQTGTTATGLGVGNYIVSVTDANGCVSTQAVPVTAMAPLSYTVTPYNSTCGKGANVSIAAAGGTAPYAFTFSTGKTITTSGSAGDGPLVTGTYTVTIADANGCSGIQTCSVTATAQNAVTATFAQSPAGVVCVGSPVIFTNTGTTTGTYSWTISQNSTSIVSGTTTDFSYTFLTAGNYTVIHSVENASCYDNVSTTIQVINCSASPTVTATGNTTCAGVCTTVTSTGSGGTAPYNYSWSNGAITQNINPCPVITTTYTVTLTDNTGATASSTAVVTVNPAVNLTVTPTNITCSGGTNGTALASPGGGTSPYIYVWNTGQTSQTATSLAAGNYTVTVNDAKGCTATTTTNIISPAPLVGQFTKGSATCAGCGCKGWILVTANGGIGPYSYSWPSGYTNRYQNHLCPGTYNINIKDKNGCSININLIAP, via the coding sequence ATGATTATTATAAAAATGTTCCGCTTTTTCATAGCTGCACTGCTTATCTCCGGTAACATGTATTCGCAATCTCCATTCCTTGGAGGAACAGCTGATCAAGGAAAGCAAGCGAAAGAAGATGGACTTAAAAAAGTCACTGATCCCAAGCTGAAAGCACAGGCACAGCAATGGATATCGGCCCAGCAGCAACCAGGCTTTCTGGAAAACAAAGGGCAGATGATGGATAGTGAGGGCAAGCCCACACCTTTTATCCTTTTTAAAACAGAAGCGCCCGGGGTGAATATGTATGTTACCGAAAAAGGACTTTCGTATATGTTTATAAAGCCGGACACATTGCCTGAGAAGAATTCGGGAAGGGAAGAGGAAGAAAATAATTTTGACAATTTTATTGAGCACGAACTTTTGAAAAAAATGCGCGAGCAGATTAGATATGAATGCTTACGAATTGACATGAACTTAACGGGTGCCAGCATAAAAAAGGAAAATGTAATCACAGAAGGCGCGTCCGTCTGGACGGGCAATTATTATACCGAGCAGGAGGCTGCTGAAGGTATTCTTGGCGTACATACTTACAAAAAAATAACGATCAAAGAAATTTATCCCGGCATTGATTGGGTATTGTACAATTCGGACAGCAAAGGTTTTAAATATGATTTCGTTGTTCACCCGGGCGCTAACCCCAAACAAATAAAATTATTGTACCGTTCGGAAAAGGACCTGGACATCGACACAGAAGGCAACATAAATATTAGAACACATTTAGGAACACTTACTGAAAATACGCCGATGTGCTATATGGATAAAAGCCGGGAAAACATCCCTGCAAAATTTATACGAACATTTGCTTCCGGCGAACCAAAGGAGCAGGAATCCGAGATTTCTTTTTCGCTTGACGATTATGATAATTCCAAAACCCTGGTTATTGATCCACAACTTTGGTGGGGAACATATTTTTACGACATGAGCGGTGGTAATGGATCATCCGTAAATCCCGTGACGGTGGATTGCGATGCAAATGGATATGTATATGTTTCCGGGCAAACAGTGGGCAGCCTTCCTCTTATGCCCTGGGGAAGCGCATACTATAGTGCGGCTATGAAACAACTGTTTATTGCCAGATTTACAAACAAAGGCGTGCTTACCTGGAGTACTTATTATGGTGCTGCCAGCAATACTACTTCTCCCAATTTTCTAACTATTGATAAGGCTAACAATATATATATTACAGGTGCTACCCATGCAGCTATTCCCACCCAGGCATGGGGATCAGCTTATTATAATCCAACGTATAATCCTGCCGGATCATTTGGAATTGGAGCGGATGCTATTATTCTCCGTTTTTCAAATACCGGCACCCTTATATGGGCAACACATTTCGGAGGAAGCAACTGGGATAATGGTACATCAATAAATATTGCCCCGAACGGAAATATTTACATAGCCGGATGGACAACTTCTACCGATTTTCCTACCAAGGCATGGGGCGCTGCTTATTTCGATAATACTTACAATGGTGCGGATGATGCATATATAGCCGGGTTTGATAATACAGGCCAGCTTCTATGGTCAACTTATTTGGGAGGAAGCTCGGATGATTGGGTAACCAGTTTAACAACCGATCCTTCCGGAAACATTTATGTTACCGGGCCAACTGGTTCGGGCAATTTCCCTACACAATCACTGGGAGGTGCATACAATGATAACTCTTATAACGGAGGTAAGTACGACGCATATGTTGCAAAGTTTACTGCTACAGGACAGCTTCAATGGTCCACATTCCTTGGCGGAAGCGGTGCGGAAGCGGGACGTGATACGCCGGGCATTTCGTTGATCGGACTTGACCTGAACAACAATATTTATGTAACGAGTTCGACAACTTCAGTGAATTTCCCAACCCAGACCTGGGGTACAGCTTATTACGATGCAACATTATCGGGGTTATTTGACATGTTTATTACCCGGTTCAACTCTTCCTGTGCGCTTACCTGGTCAACCTATTATGGAGGAAGCGGAATACCGACCGCTCCAAATGCAGGAGTGGATGAAGATGAACTAAATATGGTATGCGATGAAATAGAATTTGATAATTGCGGTAACTTATATCTTGCATTCCGCACCGAATCGGCTGATATAACGATCTATAATCCTGGCTGCGGCTCTTATTGCGATAACACCTGGGGAGGGGGTTATGGATGGAAACATTCCGAAGAACTTCCCGGAGATGTTATCGTTACTAAATTTAGCAGCAGAACAGGAAAATTATTATGGGCTACTTTCATTGGCTCTACAGGTAATGACTTTAGGGGTGCGCTGGCAGTAGATCCTTACAATAACCTTTTTGTTGTAGGAGTGTTCTGGGAGTATGCATCCGGAACCAATACCGGCTTACCCTTTGTAGATCCAGGTGGGGGAGCTTTTTTCAATAACAGGTCCTTTGGAGCAGCTTCATTCAATGGGGGTTATACTCAGGGCTATATACTAAAGTTCATTCCCGACCCACCTCCCAGCTTTACACAAAGCCAGGTGAATGCGGGCAGTTGCTTGTGTAATGGTACTGCCACCGTAGGCATAAGTGCAACGTGCAGTGTAGCGCCTTATAACTATATATGGAGCAATGGCACTCAGGTATTAAACACCAATAGCACATCAAATACCGGTGGTGGATTATGTCCAGGCTCTTATTGGGTGGAAGTAACGGATGATGTATGTAACAGGGATACGGCCTACTTTACGATTACCGCCCCTGTTGGGAATTTATCGGCCACAGGTACGCAAACAAATGTTTCCTGTAATGGAGGAAGTAATGGTACAGCAACTGTTTTCCCAACAGGAGGAACGTCTCCCTATAATTATATATGGAACAATGGAAAAACAGGCGCGGGAATTACCGGTCTCACTTCCGGCAATTATATTGTTACAATTAAAGACGCGAGCGGCTGTACCTATCAGCAGAGTTTTATTATTACCCAATCAACATCCTTAATAGCTAATTTCTCCGGTTTTACTCAAACATCGGCCTGTAAAAATACCGGTACTGCAACAATAAGTGCAAGCGGTGGTACTGTACCCTACGCATATAATTGGGGTGCAGCTGCCGGCGGACAAACGGGAACCACTGCAACCGGGCTTGGAGTTGGCAATTATATTGTTTCTGTAACTGATGCTAATGGCTGCGTTTCAACACAAGCAGTGCCTGTTACAGCTATGGCGCCCTTAAGCTATACTGTAACGCCCTACAATTCAACATGCGGCAAAGGTGCCAATGTAAGTATAGCTGCGGCAGGAGGTACCGCCCCTTACGCCTTCACTTTTAGTACGGGGAAAACTATTACAACTTCCGGATCTGCAGGGGATGGGCCTTTGGTAACCGGTACTTATACCGTAACCATTGCTGATGCCAATGGATGTTCCGGCATTCAAACTTGTAGCGTAACGGCCACAGCACAAAATGCGGTAACTGCAACATTTGCACAATCACCTGCCGGAGTTGTTTGCGTCGGAAGCCCAGTAATTTTTACCAATACAGGTACAACAACGGGTACCTACAGCTGGACTATTTCTCAAAATTCCACATCTATTGTATCCGGTACCACTACTGATTTTTCCTATACATTTTTAACGGCGGGGAATTATACTGTCATTCATTCGGTCGAGAATGCAAGCTGTTATGATAATGTGTCAACAACCATCCAGGTAATTAACTGCTCTGCTTCACCCACGGTAACTGCTACCGGTAATACAACATGCGCAGGTGTTTGCACTACGGTAACATCGACAGGTTCAGGCGGGACAGCACCTTACAATTATTCCTGGAGCAATGGTGCTATCACACAAAATATAAATCCATGTCCTGTTATTACCACAACGTATACGGTAACCCTGACTGATAATACAGGTGCAACTGCCAGTTCAACGGCGGTAGTAACTGTTAATCCTGCTGTTAACTTAACCGTTACACCAACCAATATAACCTGCAGTGGAGGGACGAATGGAACTGCCCTTGCAAGCCCCGGAGGCGGCACTTCTCCTTATATTTATGTTTGGAACACCGGACAAACTTCTCAAACAGCCACAAGCCTCGCTGCAGGCAATTATACCGTAACGGTGAATGATGCGAAAGGATGCACGGCCACTACAACCACCAATATTATTTCACCCGCTCCATTAGTAGGACAATTTACCAAAGGTTCCGCTACCTGTGCCGGGTGCGGTTGTAAGGGATGGATATTGGTAACAGCAAACGGCGGCATAGGCCCTTACTCCTACTCCTGGCCAAGCGGATACACCAACCGGTATCAGAATCATCTTTGCCCGGGTACGTATAACATAAATATCAAAGACAAGAATGGATGCAGTATAAATATTAACCTGATAGCACCGTAG
- a CDS encoding SBBP repeat-containing protein has protein sequence MRLTGRSFIPILQLQIAVWLLPSVSLAGNDKRTPGEKDRTQFTRKVPGNPAAPHGGAGMLFTQNKGQIIDIDNHLRPDILYKSSTKGSDIYLRKTGLSYVFSNLIKVMNEVKEQLEELEISGQITAQNKQQKEEELNQKQILKVHRVDMDFVGANSSMQTIEDVSSGTGTLSGVEVSVKEEDAAVGSLNYYYPHCPQGVTDVRQYNKITYKNIYNNIDIQYYGGSEKGTKYDLIVNPHADPNQIKLRWTGAEKLIIKNGKLRIRTSINEFYESIPKVYQVIDGKVIDVKAKYKLDARHESQTSHLTSHIYETTFQLGLYNPDYPLIIDPATWNTYYGGSGEERGVGAATDAAGNPVFNGLVYSMNFPVNAGAYQNFYKGQGDAYVVKFDPNGARIFGTYIGGSLVESQFGMSITADKNNDIYITGSTKSTDFPAKTWFPTSYTQAAGGNGDAYISKFSPVGLLVWSTYYGGSQADGGYDIITDAANNVIFTGYTSSTNFPTKNPYQAALNNFSDAFIVKFNNKGIRQWATYYGGSGSDGGYGICVDQTNNIFACGNTTSTDFPLVNPGGAFVQVGFGGASFPYDAFLIKLNPATGFPLWSTCYGGPANDGGTGSGVAVDASGNVILCISTASTTNISTPGAYQPAYGGGGGGTSYGDVALIKFNSSYARVWATYVGGNNDECLNGFAIDAAGNSYVCWEWEDMNGGTYPGSLSCAYQPNFAGVEDFYIVKFNTNGIRSCGTYIGGPQEDEYENTGANNMAIFANDLYITGYTQGQYPVTAGAFQTIHGGGGMDAFMDKFCINLCEAKVLGLGYTASATNVCVNKPVTYTPSVNNTCDTTGYKFEWTFTGGSPATSTELNPSVTYPAAGNYSVKLVLTTQCKKDSLTKTSYINVTPCGITVAAAAPGTCPGKCSTVSATGSNGTAPYNYSWNTGALTQNISSCPLVNTTYTVTVTDAVGNTSTASTTVIILPTVSVSTTADNSTCNGSNKGIATATPSGGIAPYTYLWDNGQTTAIAKNLTAGNYTVTVTDSKGCTGTQVANVPAPTPVTITLSVSGRNVCPGKSDGYTGIVPMDGTPPYMYLWNTGGTNSLITNLTTGTYTVTVTDLSGCTATTAVTVGTNPSLALPTSSVPNNCTSGGIGSATVSPSGAPGGYQYSWSSGLPGAGSTGTLTGLKAGTYTVTVFDGNGCTASTSVNVPQGPPPPSSFTISPAKTVCVGTSVTFTNTSGLSGGSWLIYGFGSSNTNNFSATFNNPGTYIVSHKTVQNGCLAETIDTVVAVNCPAGKPGVGIVGGSCIPRGDCSKSITAAVTGGTVPYSYLWNTGATTQKIFPCPVSNGTYAVTVTDATGATNSATVAVTVGPLAAFTKTPPAGTVCTGTTVNYTGTTFPGATYSWTINNPPIVSGSSSNFSYTFLTAGNYIVNHTVSNATCGDVARDTINVINCSAAPTVTATSSSICSGSCAAVTSNPVGGTTPYVYAWSNGSSTQNINPCPALTTTYTLTVTDAGGKTATTTATVIVSPPLVGQFTKGTASCTGCGCKEWIMVNAAGGTSPYSYSWPDSYSKRYKNNLCPGSYTINIKDKNGCSINITVSAP, from the coding sequence ATGAGATTAACCGGCAGATCGTTCATTCCAATTTTGCAACTGCAAATTGCTGTATGGCTGCTGCCGTCGGTTTCCTTAGCCGGCAATGACAAGCGAACTCCCGGTGAAAAAGATCGAACACAATTTACCCGGAAAGTACCTGGCAACCCTGCTGCCCCGCATGGGGGAGCCGGTATGTTATTTACTCAAAACAAAGGCCAGATAATTGATATCGATAACCATCTTCGTCCTGATATATTATACAAAAGTTCGACCAAGGGAAGTGACATATACCTGCGAAAGACAGGTTTGAGCTATGTATTTAGCAATTTGATTAAAGTAATGAATGAAGTAAAAGAGCAACTGGAAGAATTGGAAATATCCGGACAAATAACTGCTCAAAACAAACAACAAAAAGAAGAAGAGCTTAACCAAAAGCAAATCCTGAAAGTGCATCGCGTTGATATGGATTTTGTGGGCGCAAACAGCTCTATGCAAACCATTGAGGACGTGTCCTCCGGAACTGGCACACTGAGCGGAGTCGAAGTGTCAGTGAAGGAGGAAGATGCGGCCGTAGGATCCCTCAATTACTATTACCCGCATTGCCCGCAGGGAGTAACTGATGTACGACAATATAATAAGATCACGTACAAAAATATTTACAACAATATTGACATACAATACTATGGTGGCAGTGAAAAAGGGACTAAATATGATCTGATCGTAAACCCGCATGCAGACCCCAATCAGATAAAACTGCGGTGGACCGGCGCAGAAAAATTAATAATTAAAAATGGAAAATTAAGAATAAGAACCAGTATAAATGAATTTTACGAATCCATACCAAAAGTCTACCAGGTAATTGATGGAAAAGTAATAGATGTAAAAGCAAAATATAAATTAGATGCGAGACATGAGTCTCAAACTTCACATCTCACATCTCATATCTATGAAACTACTTTCCAATTGGGACTTTACAACCCTGACTACCCTTTGATCATTGACCCTGCTACCTGGAACACCTATTATGGGGGAAGTGGCGAAGAAAGAGGTGTTGGAGCAGCTACAGATGCTGCCGGCAATCCTGTTTTTAACGGACTTGTGTATTCCATGAATTTTCCTGTAAATGCAGGAGCCTATCAAAACTTTTATAAAGGGCAAGGGGATGCGTATGTGGTAAAATTCGATCCGAATGGTGCACGTATTTTCGGAACTTATATTGGAGGGAGTTTAGTTGAAAGCCAATTCGGTATGAGTATTACTGCTGACAAAAACAACGATATTTATATAACAGGATCCACCAAATCCACTGATTTTCCGGCTAAGACATGGTTTCCAACATCGTATACGCAGGCGGCAGGCGGGAATGGAGATGCCTATATTTCAAAGTTTTCTCCGGTCGGACTTTTGGTATGGTCTACTTATTACGGCGGTTCGCAGGCCGATGGCGGATATGATATAATTACAGATGCAGCAAATAACGTAATTTTTACGGGGTATACATCCTCTACCAATTTCCCAACCAAAAATCCTTACCAAGCGGCATTAAACAACTTTTCAGATGCCTTTATTGTAAAGTTTAACAATAAAGGGATAAGACAATGGGCCACATACTATGGAGGAAGCGGGTCGGATGGGGGCTATGGAATATGCGTCGATCAGACCAATAATATTTTTGCTTGTGGTAATACAACTTCCACTGATTTCCCCCTGGTTAATCCTGGCGGGGCTTTTGTACAAGTTGGTTTCGGGGGCGCAAGTTTTCCATATGATGCATTTCTTATCAAACTAAATCCCGCCACAGGTTTTCCATTATGGTCGACCTGTTATGGAGGGCCGGCTAATGATGGTGGTACTGGAAGCGGGGTTGCGGTTGATGCTTCAGGTAATGTTATTTTGTGTATTAGTACTGCTTCTACAACTAATATTTCAACTCCGGGAGCTTACCAACCTGCATACGGTGGTGGTGGTGGCGGCACCAGCTATGGTGATGTTGCTCTTATTAAATTCAATTCTTCCTACGCCCGTGTGTGGGCCACATATGTGGGAGGCAATAATGATGAATGTTTGAATGGCTTTGCCATAGATGCTGCCGGGAATAGCTATGTGTGCTGGGAATGGGAAGACATGAATGGAGGAACTTATCCCGGGAGTCTCTCCTGTGCTTATCAGCCCAATTTTGCCGGTGTGGAAGATTTTTATATTGTGAAGTTTAATACCAATGGAATCCGTAGTTGTGGAACATACATAGGAGGGCCCCAGGAAGATGAATATGAAAATACCGGGGCTAACAACATGGCTATTTTTGCAAACGACTTATATATTACCGGATACACCCAGGGTCAATACCCGGTAACAGCCGGTGCATTTCAGACTATACATGGCGGCGGAGGAATGGATGCCTTTATGGATAAATTCTGCATTAATTTATGCGAAGCCAAGGTGCTTGGTTTGGGCTATACGGCGAGCGCTACCAACGTATGTGTTAACAAGCCTGTTACATATACACCTTCAGTAAACAACACATGCGACACTACCGGATACAAATTCGAGTGGACCTTTACAGGTGGAAGTCCCGCTACTTCTACGGAGTTGAACCCATCAGTTACTTATCCTGCTGCCGGAAACTATTCTGTTAAATTGGTGCTTACTACACAGTGTAAAAAAGACAGCCTTACAAAAACTTCTTATATTAATGTGACACCCTGTGGTATTACGGTTGCAGCCGCTGCACCGGGAACCTGCCCGGGAAAGTGTTCCACTGTATCTGCTACGGGCAGCAATGGAACTGCACCATATAATTATAGTTGGAATACCGGGGCATTAACACAAAATATTTCAAGCTGTCCTTTGGTAAATACAACCTATACCGTAACGGTAACAGACGCTGTTGGAAACACAAGCACCGCAAGTACAACTGTTATTATTTTACCGACAGTAAGTGTAAGTACTACCGCCGACAATTCTACCTGCAACGGAAGCAATAAAGGTATTGCAACGGCAACACCAAGCGGCGGCATAGCTCCCTATACTTATTTATGGGATAATGGACAAACAACGGCGATAGCCAAAAATCTTACTGCAGGTAATTATACTGTAACGGTAACGGACAGCAAAGGTTGTACTGGTACACAGGTGGCTAATGTGCCTGCACCAACCCCGGTAACAATAACCTTGTCTGTTTCAGGCAGGAATGTTTGTCCCGGAAAATCCGATGGGTATACAGGTATTGTTCCTATGGATGGTACACCTCCCTATATGTATTTATGGAATACAGGAGGCACCAATTCTCTTATTACCAATTTAACAACAGGAACATATACAGTAACTGTTACAGATTTAAGCGGATGTACGGCAACAACTGCAGTTACTGTGGGAACCAATCCTTCCCTTGCATTACCAACAAGTTCTGTACCCAATAACTGTACTTCGGGAGGTATTGGAAGCGCGACTGTGTCACCATCCGGAGCGCCAGGCGGATACCAGTATTCATGGAGCTCAGGATTGCCGGGAGCAGGATCAACAGGTACACTTACCGGGTTAAAAGCGGGAACATATACTGTTACTGTATTTGATGGAAATGGATGCACTGCATCAACCAGCGTGAATGTACCCCAGGGCCCGCCCCCGCCTTCATCATTTACAATATCCCCTGCTAAAACTGTTTGTGTTGGAACTTCTGTAACATTTACTAATACCAGCGGACTATCCGGGGGAAGCTGGCTGATTTATGGCTTTGGTTCCTCAAATACCAATAATTTCAGTGCTACCTTTAACAATCCTGGTACATACATAGTCAGCCATAAAACTGTTCAGAACGGATGCCTGGCCGAAACAATAGATACCGTTGTTGCGGTAAATTGCCCTGCCGGTAAACCGGGAGTAGGAATTGTTGGAGGCTCATGTATTCCAAGAGGGGACTGCAGCAAAAGCATTACAGCAGCAGTGACGGGCGGCACAGTTCCTTATTCATATCTCTGGAATACCGGGGCTACCACACAAAAAATATTTCCTTGTCCTGTAAGTAATGGCACCTATGCAGTAACGGTAACGGATGCTACCGGGGCCACAAACAGCGCTACTGTTGCTGTAACAGTTGGCCCATTGGCTGCATTTACAAAAACTCCACCGGCCGGAACTGTTTGCACAGGTACTACCGTAAATTATACAGGAACAACATTTCCCGGAGCAACCTATAGCTGGACTATTAACAATCCTCCAATTGTCAGTGGTAGTTCATCCAATTTTTCTTATACTTTTTTAACTGCAGGCAATTATATTGTTAACCACACTGTCAGCAACGCAACATGCGGTGACGTTGCCAGAGACACGATAAATGTAATTAACTGTTCAGCAGCGCCAACCGTAACTGCTACAAGCTCTTCAATATGCTCGGGCTCCTGCGCTGCAGTGACATCCAATCCTGTCGGAGGCACAACTCCCTATGTTTATGCATGGAGCAATGGCAGCTCAACTCAAAACATAAACCCCTGTCCGGCCTTAACCACTACTTATACTTTAACTGTAACAGATGCCGGGGGAAAAACAGCGACAACCACTGCCACAGTAATTGTATCACCGCCGTTAGTTGGACAATTTACCAAAGGTACCGCCAGTTGCACTGGTTGTGGCTGCAAAGAATGGATAATGGTAAATGCAGCCGGTGGCACAAGTCCATATTCTTATTCCTGGCCGGACAGTTATAGTAAGAGGTATAAGAATAATCTTTGTCCGGGTTCATATACAATAAACATTAAAGACAAGAATGGATGTAGTATAAATATAACGGTAAGTGCGCCGTGA